A single candidate division KSB1 bacterium DNA region contains:
- a CDS encoding radical SAM protein, whose protein sequence is MGSAGRVLPLQKGIVYGPVASRRLGRSLGINLMPTTYKACSYNCVYCHYGWTKVAVLDGRPLYHDLPTVEQVGAALRAALEAGANPEYITFSGNGEPTLHPAFSDMVDTVIWCRDQLAPQAKTCVLSNATCLGKESAARALEKLDVRILKLDAGDEQTWRLVNRPAPGLSFVQLLEGLRSTKNWVLQTLFCDGPYANCRPHQVEQWMELVGQLRPRLVQIYTIDRPAAHGRLRRVPLEVLKEIGAKASRRTGLPVHVYGANGQSWHFVSKAAGK, encoded by the coding sequence TTGGGCTCCGCAGGGAGAGTACTGCCCCTGCAGAAGGGGATTGTCTATGGTCCCGTGGCCTCACGCCGACTAGGGCGCTCATTGGGCATCAACCTGATGCCGACAACCTATAAGGCGTGTAGTTACAATTGCGTCTACTGCCACTACGGGTGGACCAAAGTGGCGGTGCTCGACGGCAGGCCGCTGTACCACGATTTGCCCACCGTGGAGCAGGTCGGCGCAGCGCTTCGAGCAGCCTTAGAGGCAGGGGCGAATCCCGAGTACATCACCTTTTCAGGAAACGGGGAGCCAACTCTGCATCCCGCATTCTCGGACATGGTTGACACCGTCATTTGGTGCCGCGACCAGCTTGCACCCCAGGCCAAGACATGTGTGCTCTCAAACGCCACTTGCCTGGGAAAGGAATCCGCGGCCAGGGCGTTGGAGAAGTTGGACGTGCGCATCCTTAAGCTGGATGCCGGGGATGAACAGACCTGGCGGCTGGTCAATCGACCCGCTCCGGGGCTTAGCTTTGTGCAACTGCTGGAAGGACTGAGGTCGACCAAAAATTGGGTGCTCCAGACCCTCTTTTGCGACGGACCCTATGCCAACTGTCGCCCGCACCAGGTGGAGCAATGGATGGAACTGGTGGGTCAATTGCGGCCGCGTCTGGTGCAGATCTACACGATAGACCGCCCCGCCGCACACGGACGACTGCGGAGGGTTCCTTTAGAGGTATTGAAAGAGATCGGCGCGAAAGCTTCCAGGCGGACGGGCCTCCCCGTGCACGTGTACGGCGCGAACGGGCAGAGTTGGCACTTTGTGAGCAAGGCTGCCGGGAAATGA
- a CDS encoding sugar phosphate isomerase/epimerase, whose product MLALSTAWVATEVTDGDQLLDAVREVGLSGLELDYRLTKAMLHHIRRRLRSHEFTVVSVHNYCPLPEGVPQHEASGDLFLLSSTDEEERRHAVKLSIESVHLAADVEARVVVFHLGAVGVDNHDHRLRELYEQGLIDSAEAERYREERRAERLAKRQPFLDAVLLSLDRIHEEAVRLGVQVGVENRLYSHQIPDLEEVGIILQEFAGGNIGYWHDCGHAHVQERLRLVDHESWLRDYGTCLLGVHFHDARGLKDHLAPGSGEIDFDMVAKYLKPEMLRVLEVHPMVSAEEVQQAVRLLQQKGIAELE is encoded by the coding sequence ATGCTTGCGCTTTCGACTGCCTGGGTCGCAACGGAAGTAACCGACGGCGATCAGCTGCTGGACGCGGTGCGAGAGGTGGGACTGTCCGGGTTGGAGCTGGATTATCGGCTCACAAAGGCCATGCTCCACCACATCCGACGGCGGCTACGCTCCCATGAGTTCACGGTGGTGAGCGTACATAACTATTGCCCGTTGCCGGAAGGAGTTCCACAACATGAGGCTTCTGGTGACCTTTTTCTCCTGTCCAGCACGGATGAGGAGGAGCGTCGCCATGCGGTCAAGCTTTCCATAGAGTCGGTGCATTTGGCCGCGGATGTGGAGGCGCGGGTTGTGGTGTTCCATTTGGGCGCCGTAGGCGTGGACAACCATGACCACCGTCTTCGCGAGCTCTATGAACAGGGGCTCATCGACTCGGCTGAGGCAGAGCGCTACCGGGAGGAACGACGGGCGGAGCGCCTAGCCAAAAGGCAGCCGTTCCTGGACGCCGTCTTGCTCAGCTTGGACAGGATTCACGAAGAAGCCGTACGCTTGGGCGTTCAGGTGGGGGTGGAAAACCGACTGTATTCGCACCAGATTCCGGATTTGGAAGAAGTCGGGATCATCCTTCAGGAGTTCGCGGGGGGGAACATCGGCTATTGGCATGACTGCGGACACGCCCATGTTCAGGAGCGATTGCGGTTGGTTGACCATGAAAGCTGGCTAAGGGACTATGGAACGTGCCTCCTCGGGGTGCACTTTCATGATGCGCGCGGGCTAAAAGATCACCTCGCGCCGGGGAGTGGCGAAATCGACTTTGACATGGTGGCCAAGTATCTAAAGCCCGAGATGCTCCGGGTCTTGGAGGTGCATCCCATGGTGAGCGCCGAGGAGGTGCAGCAGGCGGTGCGGCTGTTGCAGCAGAAGGGGATCGCCGAGCTGGAGTGA
- a CDS encoding CPBP family glutamic-type intramembrane protease: MVRGGRVYPRARRMPEPIGDYLARTRSLGYSFLAVLPLFMLYALLTLAVGDRPGSLLRYGADAILGNQTRIVRELGVVVLSVAAAIVFFAIGRGQLGRGFRRLKPIYFPLMMAEAAVLAILLGLGLDALPRMMIVASRGVADVPYEVMLAIGAGIFEELVFRLVLLGSLVFFFTRLRQFPIWAGYFLALLITSMAFAVAHYFQVRKASFDGQVFLLRQLAGVAFGIIYCLRGFGVAVYTHLWYDLFVTFA, from the coding sequence GTGGTAAGAGGAGGCAGGGTCTATCCTCGCGCTCGCCGAATGCCTGAGCCTATCGGGGATTACTTGGCCCGCACCCGGTCCTTGGGCTACAGCTTCCTTGCTGTGTTGCCCCTGTTTATGCTCTACGCTCTCTTGACTCTCGCCGTTGGAGATAGACCCGGTTCGCTGCTTCGCTATGGGGCAGACGCCATCCTGGGGAACCAAACACGTATAGTGAGAGAGCTTGGGGTGGTAGTCTTGAGTGTCGCCGCAGCTATCGTTTTTTTCGCGATCGGACGCGGCCAGCTGGGGCGAGGCTTTAGGAGATTGAAACCGATATACTTTCCCCTCATGATGGCTGAAGCTGCCGTGTTGGCGATTCTCCTCGGACTGGGTCTTGATGCCTTGCCCCGCATGATGATTGTTGCCTCGAGAGGCGTGGCGGACGTGCCCTACGAGGTGATGCTGGCCATCGGGGCAGGGATTTTTGAAGAGCTGGTGTTTCGTCTCGTGCTCTTGGGCTCTCTGGTCTTTTTCTTCACGCGACTGCGCCAGTTTCCGATATGGGCAGGCTACTTCCTCGCTCTGCTCATCACCTCCATGGCGTTCGCTGTGGCCCACTATTTCCAGGTGCGCAAAGCTTCCTTCGATGGCCAGGTATTTCTGCTCCGCCAACTGGCGGGCGTAGCTTTTGGCATCATCTATTGTCTGAGAGGATTCGGCGTGGCGGTTTATACCCACTTGTGGTACGATCTCTTTGTGACTTTCGCGTGA
- a CDS encoding UvrD-helicase domain-containing protein, translating to MARARSTKGRELLAALSEAQRAAVVDIDGPVLILAGAGSGKTRVLTYRIAYMIASGKVEPQQILAVTFTNKAAGEMRQRVDQLVPGVARQIVVSTFHSAFARILRREGGRIGLSANFSIYDEEDQKRLVKECIEELGLPQARYNPAVVAALISRAKSAVLLPDDYAQAAESEFDFGVAQVYKRYQQRLREANAADFDDLLLLPIMLFRSHPPLLHAYQERLRYILVDEYQDTNRAQYELLKLLSSRYRNLCVVGDDDQSIYRWRGADLRNILEFEKDFPDCKVYWLEQNYRSTKCILAAASSVIAHNRARKPKVLWTDGAVGEKVTVVEAPTDADEAYAVITRIEREFQHGTRNFRDFAVLYRTNAQSRVLEEALRRSGIPYVIVGGVRFYERKEIKDLLAYLRVICNPADTMNLLRIINTPPRGIGEATIARLQAFSTRVGVPLFEALRRAREVEGLSPTMQERVTHVHRLIQKHVDLRSQVSAAELASALVDELGILRIYKEEGTEEALNRADNVRELLDGIADYCRQNPGATLDDYLQEVSLLTDIDTWNDRSNAVSLMTVHAAKGLEFPVVFITGLEEGLFPLSRSFDSTEDLEEERRLFYVGSTRAKEKLYLTWASTRLRQGQTYSCLPSRFLEEIDHEQVDYEVAGRVGRRASYQAPARRGEGERRSVIRRLRAYEEESQLPAQLEIGCRVRHPKFGPGTVLAVSRASVGTTLTIDFDRYGRKKIVLEFAQLQVL from the coding sequence ATGGCCCGCGCGCGAAGCACAAAAGGCAGAGAGCTCCTGGCAGCGTTAAGTGAGGCCCAGCGTGCTGCGGTAGTGGACATCGATGGGCCGGTGCTTATTTTGGCAGGTGCCGGCAGCGGTAAGACCAGGGTGCTGACCTATCGTATCGCCTACATGATCGCCTCTGGTAAAGTGGAGCCGCAGCAGATCCTGGCCGTCACGTTCACCAACAAAGCAGCAGGAGAGATGCGGCAACGCGTGGACCAATTGGTTCCAGGGGTTGCGCGGCAGATTGTGGTCAGCACCTTCCATTCGGCATTTGCGCGTATCCTGCGCCGCGAGGGTGGGCGGATTGGCCTGTCAGCCAACTTTTCGATTTACGACGAAGAGGACCAGAAACGTCTGGTCAAGGAGTGCATTGAAGAATTAGGGCTGCCCCAAGCAAGGTACAATCCCGCGGTCGTTGCTGCTCTGATAAGTAGAGCAAAATCTGCGGTGCTGCTCCCGGACGACTATGCGCAGGCAGCAGAAAGCGAATTCGACTTCGGCGTTGCCCAGGTGTACAAACGCTACCAGCAGCGCCTCCGCGAAGCAAACGCTGCCGATTTTGACGATCTCCTCCTGCTACCTATTATGCTTTTCCGCAGCCATCCCCCGCTCCTGCACGCTTACCAGGAGCGCCTGCGCTACATTCTGGTCGACGAGTACCAGGACACCAATCGCGCGCAGTACGAACTGCTAAAGCTGCTCAGCTCGCGCTATCGCAATCTTTGCGTCGTAGGTGATGACGACCAGTCGATTTACCGGTGGCGGGGGGCGGACCTGCGAAACATCTTGGAGTTTGAGAAGGATTTCCCCGACTGCAAGGTCTACTGGTTGGAACAGAACTACCGTTCCACCAAGTGCATTCTCGCGGCCGCTTCGTCGGTGATTGCCCACAACCGGGCGCGTAAACCGAAAGTACTGTGGACGGACGGAGCGGTGGGGGAGAAGGTGACGGTCGTGGAGGCCCCCACGGATGCCGACGAGGCCTATGCGGTGATTACGCGCATTGAACGAGAGTTTCAGCACGGCACGCGCAACTTTCGAGACTTTGCCGTCCTCTATCGCACCAATGCCCAGTCGCGCGTACTGGAAGAGGCGCTGCGGCGGAGTGGCATCCCGTATGTTATCGTGGGCGGAGTGCGGTTCTATGAACGCAAAGAGATCAAAGACCTGCTGGCCTATCTGCGGGTCATTTGCAATCCTGCCGACACCATGAACTTGCTGCGAATCATCAACACCCCACCTCGTGGGATTGGCGAGGCTACCATCGCCCGCTTGCAGGCATTTAGCACTAGGGTGGGCGTACCGCTGTTCGAGGCACTGAGAAGGGCTCGTGAAGTGGAGGGGCTTTCGCCGACAATGCAGGAGCGGGTGACGCACGTTCACCGGCTGATTCAAAAACATGTTGACCTGCGCTCGCAGGTGTCCGCTGCGGAACTGGCCAGTGCACTGGTCGACGAATTGGGAATATTGCGCATTTACAAAGAAGAGGGCACCGAAGAGGCATTGAACCGCGCAGATAACGTGCGCGAACTACTCGATGGCATCGCCGACTACTGTAGGCAAAACCCAGGGGCAACCCTGGACGATTATCTGCAAGAGGTCTCATTGCTGACCGACATCGACACCTGGAACGACCGATCCAACGCCGTCAGTCTGATGACTGTGCATGCCGCCAAGGGTCTGGAGTTTCCAGTGGTGTTTATTACTGGTCTGGAGGAGGGGCTGTTCCCGCTTTCCCGCTCCTTTGACAGCACCGAGGATCTGGAGGAAGAGCGCAGGCTCTTTTACGTGGGGAGCACCCGGGCAAAGGAGAAACTCTATCTGACCTGGGCAAGCACTCGCTTGCGGCAGGGCCAGACCTACAGTTGCTTGCCATCGCGCTTTTTGGAAGAGATCGATCATGAACAGGTTGACTATGAGGTGGCCGGCAGGGTGGGGAGGAGGGCGAGTTACCAAGCGCCCGCCAGAAGGGGAGAGGGGGAGCGACGGAGCGTAATTCGCCGTCTCCGCGCATATGAAGAGGAGTCGCAGTTGCCCGCGCAGCTGGAGATTGGTTGTCGCGTGCGCCACCCGAAGTTTGGCCCGGGCACCGTTCTGGCCGTTTCACGGGCATCAGTCGGTACAACGCTGACCATTGATTTCGATCGCTACGGGCGAAAAAAGATTGTTTTGGAGTTCGCTCAGCTGCAGGTCCTGTGA
- a CDS encoding TrkA family potassium uptake protein, with translation MPSFAVIGLGSFGSYVARFLSERGFEVLAIDKREEEVDRVRPFVEKALVGDATNKEMLRSLGLDQMDAVVVNVGDEIDASILITLYLKDLGTKRIIVKAITEDHHRILDLIGATDVVYPEKEVAFKVAQSLDNPNILDYLTLAPGYSIIELAPPNSFLHKTLRQLDLTNKYGVQVIMVKELIPENVKVVPGADHVVKDSDVLVVLGKNSALEKLRRLK, from the coding sequence ATGCCGAGCTTTGCAGTGATTGGTTTGGGAAGCTTCGGGTCCTACGTGGCCCGCTTTCTCAGCGAACGAGGTTTCGAGGTCTTGGCGATCGACAAGAGGGAGGAAGAGGTGGACCGCGTCCGTCCCTTCGTGGAAAAGGCCCTGGTGGGAGACGCCACGAACAAGGAGATGTTGCGCAGCCTGGGCCTAGACCAAATGGATGCGGTGGTCGTCAACGTGGGCGACGAAATCGATGCCAGCATTCTCATCACGCTCTATTTGAAAGACCTCGGGACGAAACGCATTATTGTCAAGGCCATTACCGAAGACCACCATCGCATCCTGGACCTGATCGGGGCGACGGATGTTGTTTACCCAGAAAAAGAGGTGGCCTTCAAGGTGGCGCAGAGTTTGGATAATCCCAACATCCTTGACTACCTTACCTTGGCACCTGGCTATAGCATTATTGAGCTTGCGCCGCCGAATAGCTTCCTGCACAAGACGCTCCGACAGCTCGACCTGACGAACAAGTATGGCGTGCAGGTGATCATGGTAAAGGAACTTATTCCGGAGAACGTGAAGGTTGTGCCCGGGGCCGACCATGTGGTCAAAGACAGCGACGTCCTCGTGGTCTTGGGTAAGAACTCGGCACTGGAAAAACTAAGACGGCTAAAGTGA
- a CDS encoding TrkH family potassium uptake protein produces MSEAKVDVAREKIERFLVLKLRPPRLVFASFVLAACTGALLLSLPAATKGRPLSPLDALFTATSAVCVTGLTVVDTGTRLSFLGQMVVLTLIQMGGLGIMTFSVLFMYLLTRRFSIRGRELLEETLSQRPLQHMGALLRHVFLWTFFLEAIGACLLTYRFWGRYPGWRAVYLGVFHAVSAFCNAGFGLFPDSLQAYAYDPLVNFTVLGLIVIGGLGFIVLFDLAHDFPFRVGRRRQAISLHTRLVLQTTAALIVVGMVAFLAVESFNTLRGMPWSRRLLVSLFQSVTARTAGFSTVETSRLTSATLMVLMALMFIGASPGSTGGGIKTSTFAVLVALVMARFRGSEEVNCCHRRLPNSIVAKAFALAVFGVVVVGAFGLALAVTELGLRPYAHSSGKALAVLFETVSAFGTVGLTTGLTPHLSQTGKFLIIVLMLVGRVGPLTLAIALGRGDKRPTGFRYVEESVLVG; encoded by the coding sequence GTGTCCGAAGCTAAGGTGGATGTAGCGCGCGAAAAGATAGAACGTTTTCTGGTACTGAAGCTCCGTCCCCCGCGTCTGGTGTTCGCGAGCTTCGTGCTGGCAGCCTGTACAGGGGCTCTGTTGCTTTCGCTCCCAGCCGCCACGAAGGGGCGACCCCTGTCCCCGCTCGACGCCCTGTTCACCGCCACATCGGCGGTGTGCGTGACTGGGCTCACGGTCGTGGATACAGGCACGCGGCTGAGTTTTTTGGGGCAGATGGTGGTTCTCACGCTGATTCAGATGGGTGGGCTTGGCATCATGACCTTTTCTGTGCTTTTCATGTACCTGCTCACCCGGCGCTTCTCAATTCGTGGGCGCGAGCTGCTGGAAGAGACTTTGTCGCAAAGGCCTCTCCAGCACATGGGTGCGTTGCTCAGGCACGTGTTCTTGTGGACCTTCTTCCTAGAGGCGATCGGAGCCTGCCTGCTGACATACCGATTCTGGGGTCGTTACCCGGGTTGGAGGGCGGTCTACCTGGGCGTCTTTCATGCGGTGTCAGCCTTTTGCAATGCCGGTTTTGGTCTTTTTCCGGACAGTCTGCAGGCGTATGCGTATGATCCGCTGGTGAACTTTACCGTGCTTGGGTTGATTGTCATTGGCGGTTTGGGCTTTATCGTGCTGTTTGACCTTGCTCACGATTTCCCCTTCCGTGTGGGGAGGAGGAGGCAGGCTATCTCGCTCCACACGCGACTTGTCCTGCAGACTACTGCGGCCCTCATTGTAGTGGGCATGGTGGCGTTTCTGGCGGTGGAAAGCTTCAATACCCTGAGGGGGATGCCATGGTCGCGCAGGCTGTTGGTCAGTCTGTTCCAGTCGGTTACTGCGCGGACTGCAGGGTTTTCCACCGTCGAGACCAGCAGGCTCACTAGCGCGACCCTCATGGTTCTGATGGCGCTAATGTTCATCGGCGCCAGCCCTGGTTCCACCGGAGGGGGGATCAAGACCAGTACCTTTGCCGTATTGGTAGCGCTGGTAATGGCGCGCTTTCGTGGGAGCGAAGAGGTCAATTGTTGCCATCGGCGCCTGCCCAATAGCATTGTGGCCAAGGCTTTCGCTCTGGCCGTGTTCGGTGTGGTAGTGGTGGGGGCGTTTGGCCTGGCCCTGGCTGTCACAGAACTCGGATTGCGTCCGTATGCGCACAGCTCCGGAAAGGCGCTGGCAGTGTTGTTCGAAACCGTATCAGCTTTTGGCACGGTCGGCCTCACTACCGGTCTTACTCCGCATCTGTCCCAGACGGGCAAGTTCCTGATTATTGTCCTTATGCTTGTGGGCAGAGTGGGGCCCCTAACGCTGGCCATTGCGTTGGGCAGGGGGGACAAACGGCCAACTGGTTTCCGCTACGTAGAAGAGAGCGTCTTGGTTGGCTGA
- a CDS encoding DUF72 domain-containing protein, giving the protein MQVKVGCCGFPVARRLYYRTFPVVEVQQTFYHPPLVATAARWREEAPEEFEFVVKAWQLITHQPSSPTYRRLRQPIAEERRDAYGRFQLTPEVQEAWARTAEVATALGARVVLFQCPASFTCSEENVANLRAFMNRVDRRGFLFAWEPRGGWPAELIRDLCVELELIHAVDPFKSNPLWGKPAYFRLHGITGAGYRFSHHDFAQLASVAKQAGEAYCLFNNVAMHEDAGRFMEFMKKTEAA; this is encoded by the coding sequence ATGCAGGTCAAGGTAGGGTGTTGTGGCTTTCCCGTAGCACGGCGGCTCTATTACCGGACGTTTCCGGTGGTGGAGGTGCAGCAGACCTTTTACCATCCGCCGCTTGTTGCCACTGCGGCGCGGTGGCGCGAGGAAGCGCCGGAGGAGTTCGAGTTTGTGGTGAAGGCCTGGCAGCTGATCACCCATCAGCCCTCCAGCCCCACCTACCGGCGCTTGCGGCAACCCATTGCGGAGGAACGTCGGGATGCTTATGGCCGCTTTCAGCTGACTCCTGAGGTCCAAGAGGCCTGGGCTCGCACCGCCGAGGTGGCCACAGCGCTCGGGGCCAGAGTGGTGCTCTTTCAATGCCCTGCGAGCTTTACGTGCAGCGAGGAGAACGTGGCCAATCTGCGCGCCTTCATGAATCGGGTCGACCGGCGCGGCTTTCTCTTCGCCTGGGAGCCGCGTGGGGGGTGGCCCGCCGAGCTCATCCGGGACCTGTGCGTGGAGCTTGAGCTGATTCACGCGGTGGACCCATTCAAGAGTAACCCGCTATGGGGGAAGCCGGCCTATTTCCGGCTGCACGGCATCACCGGCGCGGGCTACCGGTTCTCGCATCACGACTTTGCCCAGCTGGCATCGGTGGCGAAGCAGGCTGGCGAGGCCTATTGCCTTTTCAACAACGTGGCTATGCACGAGGACGCCGGTCGTTTCATGGAGTTCATGAAGAAAACGGAGGCCGCGTAG
- the mltG gene encoding endolytic transglycosylase MltG produces MTGLPIRARKVMRAAVVFCAGSVTLILLVAATLLFLPQFWRPAQPPHTVVIARGMSTTQIASLLMKEDVLSNRVAFLLAVKLLRAEGRLKAGKYQLSPQYAPVTIVNLLRRGKVTAERVTIPEGADSWTIASILSRTVQVDSAAFVRLMHDSTLMATLGLCAPSLEGYLYPNTYQFYWGVSPEAAIRAMVAEFRRQVGDTIEAQARAMGWSLHQVVTLASIIEGEAMLEEERPLISAVYHNRLRLRMPLQADPTVQYLVPGRGRRLLKSDLAIDSPYNTYLYPGLPPGPVNNPGMRSIVAALHPAPVDYLYFVARGDGGHVFSRTLREHLRAKAQFDQVRRRVAHAGGGRNR; encoded by the coding sequence ATGACCGGTCTGCCGATCAGGGCGCGCAAAGTGATGCGCGCTGCGGTGGTGTTTTGCGCCGGGAGTGTGACTTTGATTCTCCTCGTGGCGGCTACTTTGCTCTTTCTGCCCCAATTTTGGCGCCCAGCCCAACCTCCGCACACCGTCGTCATTGCGCGCGGAATGAGCACCACCCAGATTGCCAGCCTGCTCATGAAGGAAGATGTCTTGAGCAACAGGGTTGCTTTCCTTCTGGCGGTAAAGCTACTGCGCGCGGAGGGACGGCTGAAGGCAGGCAAGTACCAGCTGTCCCCCCAGTACGCGCCGGTGACCATCGTGAACCTGCTGCGGCGTGGCAAAGTCACGGCCGAGCGGGTGACGATTCCGGAGGGTGCTGACTCGTGGACCATTGCCTCCATCTTGTCCCGGACGGTGCAAGTCGATTCCGCTGCTTTCGTCCGCCTGATGCACGACAGCACTCTTATGGCGACGTTGGGACTCTGCGCCCCTTCATTGGAGGGGTATCTCTATCCGAACACGTACCAGTTCTATTGGGGGGTGTCGCCAGAGGCTGCGATCCGTGCAATGGTGGCCGAGTTTCGTCGGCAGGTGGGTGATACCATAGAAGCACAGGCGCGTGCCATGGGGTGGAGCCTCCACCAGGTGGTGACCCTTGCATCCATTATTGAAGGGGAAGCGATGCTGGAGGAAGAGCGGCCGCTTATTTCGGCCGTCTACCACAATCGCTTGCGGTTGCGAATGCCTTTGCAGGCTGACCCCACCGTCCAGTACCTTGTTCCGGGCAGGGGACGTCGCCTGCTCAAGAGCGACCTTGCTATCGACTCGCCTTACAACACCTACCTCTATCCCGGCTTGCCACCCGGGCCGGTGAACAACCCCGGTATGCGTTCCATTGTCGCGGCTCTCCACCCGGCGCCGGTGGATTACCTGTATTTCGTGGCCCGCGGGGATGGAGGGCACGTGTTCAGCCGTACGCTCAGAGAACACTTACGGGCCAAGGCCCAGTTCGACCAGGTGCGTCGTCGCGTGGCCCACGCTGGCGGCGGTAGGAATAGGTGA
- a CDS encoding NUDIX hydrolase codes for MVDIKKKYPCCGQPTVHRRHPLVTVDAVIEVRSSEGQLGIVLIRRKNPPLGWALPGGFVDYGETVEQAVVREAREETGLSIRLRGLLGVYSAPDRDPRGHTISVVFVAEAEGTPQGADDAERAAVFPLDNLPVELAFDHARILADYRKWRESPTTAPRVLR; via the coding sequence ATGGTGGACATCAAGAAGAAATACCCTTGTTGCGGACAACCAACGGTTCACCGTCGGCACCCGCTGGTGACGGTCGATGCAGTTATCGAAGTGCGGAGTAGCGAGGGGCAGTTGGGCATCGTCCTGATCAGGCGCAAGAATCCGCCTCTGGGATGGGCCTTGCCTGGGGGATTCGTTGATTATGGAGAGACGGTTGAGCAGGCCGTGGTGCGCGAAGCACGCGAAGAAACAGGTTTGTCCATTCGCCTCAGGGGATTACTCGGCGTCTATTCGGCGCCTGATCGTGACCCGCGCGGCCATACGATTTCGGTTGTATTCGTTGCCGAGGCAGAGGGCACCCCGCAGGGCGCTGACGACGCTGAACGGGCGGCAGTCTTCCCCTTGGACAACTTACCCGTGGAGCTTGCATTTGATCACGCCAGGATTCTGGCCGACTATCGCAAGTGGCGGGAGAGCCCGACCACTGCGCCGAGGGTGCTGCGATGA
- a CDS encoding MlaD family protein yields the protein MKTRREPLFSHEVRVGLTVFIGVLIIVVAIMMVGGQEGFLADRYHLRVMMSRVEGLQTGAPVRLAGVRVGTVTSVKFSPDISENRIIIELEIDTKVKDRIRKDSIAHIGTLGLLGDKYVGITMGSLDQPRLEDGEYLQAAEPLDVEKLIDEGVAAFNLLKRSLSTVDDIVTKINSGKGTLGLLVNDPSMYVDVKALVRISSSILAYIRSGEGTAARLFTDPQLYTRITTLLASSEALVDSLRRGQGTAARFVQDPSLYQELTTLTKNVSLIAARLEKGQGSLGMMMNNDLLYRRLNALTASLDSLVTDLKANPSRYLKVEIF from the coding sequence ATGAAAACCAGACGAGAACCTTTGTTCAGCCATGAGGTGCGGGTAGGGCTGACCGTGTTCATTGGCGTGCTCATCATCGTGGTGGCGATCATGATGGTGGGAGGCCAGGAGGGCTTCTTGGCCGACCGTTACCACCTACGAGTGATGATGTCGCGAGTGGAGGGGCTGCAGACCGGCGCGCCGGTGCGTCTGGCCGGAGTGCGCGTCGGCACGGTGACGTCGGTCAAGTTCTCGCCAGACATCTCTGAGAACCGCATTATCATCGAACTGGAAATCGACACTAAAGTAAAGGATCGCATACGCAAGGACTCCATCGCTCATATCGGCACGCTGGGGCTTCTGGGTGACAAATACGTGGGCATCACCATGGGATCACTGGACCAGCCGCGCCTGGAGGATGGGGAGTACCTCCAGGCAGCCGAACCCCTCGATGTGGAAAAACTCATCGATGAAGGTGTGGCGGCGTTCAATCTCCTCAAGCGGTCCCTTTCCACGGTTGACGACATCGTCACCAAAATTAACTCGGGCAAGGGGACCCTCGGTCTGCTGGTGAACGACCCAAGCATGTACGTGGACGTGAAGGCCCTGGTCCGCATCTCCAGCAGCATCCTGGCCTATATTCGCTCCGGAGAGGGCACTGCTGCCCGACTCTTCACCGACCCTCAGCTTTACACGCGCATTACTACGCTCCTTGCCTCCAGCGAAGCGCTGGTGGACAGCCTCCGCAGGGGCCAGGGCACGGCGGCCCGCTTCGTCCAGGACCCGTCCCTTTACCAGGAGCTCACCACGCTGACCAAGAACGTGAGCCTGATTGCTGCGCGGCTGGAAAAAGGCCAAGGGAGCCTGGGGATGATGATGAACAATGACCTGCTTTACCGGCGCCTGAACGCGCTGACGGCCAGCCTTGACTCGCTCGTCACCGATCTAAAAGCCAACCCCTCGCGCTACCTGAAGGTAGAGATTTTCTGA